A section of the Candidatus Limnocylindrales bacterium genome encodes:
- a CDS encoding helix-hairpin-helix domain-containing protein codes for MKSSFSPSQATLLLLILFTYLIGLFFAGGSTETPLTSGSAPSTSESPFLPETPLDLNTADFYDLQLLPFIGPGYATRILEYRERQGGFKNIHELKNIPGINEYKFEKLRVYLVAP; via the coding sequence ATGAAGAGCTCTTTCTCCCCTTCCCAGGCAACCCTCCTTCTCCTGATTCTCTTCACCTATCTGATCGGTCTCTTTTTCGCCGGAGGGTCAACCGAAACTCCTTTAACCTCCGGTTCTGCCCCCTCTACCTCGGAATCCCCATTTCTTCCTGAAACTCCCCTGGATTTAAATACGGCCGATTTCTACGACCTGCAACTCCTTCCTTTTATCGGCCCAGGTTACGCTACCAGAATTCTGGAATATCGGGAGCGACAGGGCGGATTCAAAAATATCCACGAACTGAAAAACATTCCGGGTATCAACGAATATAAATTCGAGAAACTAAGGGTCTACCTGGTTGCCCCATGA